The Sediminispirochaeta smaragdinae DSM 11293 genome has a segment encoding these proteins:
- a CDS encoding response regulator has protein sequence MAQILIADDEIYVRDLIKRSLAHGPHSFFEASDGNETIRILEEYPVDLLIIDMVMPHKGGLETLMDLRLKNENLKVIAITGKISTDRDSMKGLARQFHIDAVFEKPFDIFEFTQSVESLLEK, from the coding sequence ATGGCGCAAATATTGATCGCCGATGATGAAATATATGTTCGCGATCTGATAAAAAGAAGTCTTGCACATGGCCCTCATTCGTTTTTTGAAGCCTCAGACGGAAATGAAACAATCAGAATTCTGGAAGAGTATCCCGTGGATCTTTTGATCATCGATATGGTAATGCCGCATAAGGGTGGACTTGAAACGCTTATGGATCTGCGGCTTAAAAATGAAAACCTAAAAGTTATTGCCATTACCGGAAAAATTTCTACCGATCGCGATTCAATGAAGGGACTTGCCAGGCAGTTTCATATTGATGCGGTGTTCGAAAAACCCTTCGATATCTTCGAATTTACCCAAT